From a single Lichenicola cladoniae genomic region:
- a CDS encoding DotA/TraY family protein: MRLFRLFLPAALLMLGATVAHAQNTTGSTQTWSSLSAGDDWAATVLHSIFPSTSQTGDASIGTEQTVIGQLLGELTGFVMILAAAFVGYTTVLQIHRAAETGRVLGNSMSSWVPVRLTFALIMMFPVSNGFSAGQRGIVLVATWGIGMARGAYTYAIQSVGPDAVPIAQPMIPGTKTIVAGLMQAELCRALINQASNNANMVPVPTPFTSQEDATTGSTGYVSWPYALAAGNSSDTPACGGVTVRGVSTGSNLKGASVDMAGTQRAILSYVIESDIRPQMEQLAQQLWSDRNANDLTAMYSILTTATADYTQQLTTAATSLTSNLRSQFGRVADARNGSSWDNTTTNATQLSSLGWTSAGAYYLEIAKLNGLTLSILSATPQVTEPSYSGLGEGLSKDMAPLVKAALGFNDQLMNYVAVKDGQDVPGGTPDLYSGATPGADGTSLLEQVIRKLHLDERLLNAVTTALAPNQSLWYDPFVALSHLGHILIAASLAAMGLAGLLSSTTGTAGAVAGSLLTFNFSGAAAAIGGHALMGFFATPIFYGCMALLIPGITLAFILPMVPYAYWIAGVAGWLILVCEAVVAVPLWMFAHLTFQGDGLHGKGFEGYSMLFNILFRPILMLLGLFFGYYIFVALSGLITQSFGIAAGFVMMNGSLLTNLIGVVVFCCMFVLFQISAAMMSFRMISLFPHHVVRWVGLMAANRVDMGSFASEVGAVGLANSTRAIQSGLSGMANHLTHEGRGGSGAKDKGGKAEAAPDQQKAPDRTLQLSSSVTPPAK, from the coding sequence ATGCGCCTGTTCCGGCTTTTTCTTCCGGCTGCCCTTCTCATGCTCGGCGCCACGGTAGCGCACGCCCAGAACACGACAGGCAGCACGCAGACGTGGTCGTCGCTGAGTGCGGGAGACGATTGGGCGGCCACCGTGCTGCACAGCATCTTCCCGTCAACGTCCCAAACCGGCGACGCCTCAATCGGCACAGAGCAGACCGTCATCGGCCAACTCCTGGGCGAGCTGACCGGCTTCGTGATGATCCTGGCCGCTGCCTTTGTCGGCTACACAACCGTCCTGCAAATCCATCGGGCAGCCGAGACCGGTCGGGTGCTAGGCAACTCGATGTCATCGTGGGTGCCGGTCCGGCTGACCTTTGCGCTGATCATGATGTTCCCGGTCTCTAACGGCTTCAGTGCCGGGCAGCGCGGTATCGTACTGGTCGCGACCTGGGGCATCGGGATGGCCAGAGGTGCCTACACATACGCCATCCAGTCGGTCGGGCCGGATGCTGTTCCAATTGCCCAGCCGATGATTCCGGGCACAAAGACAATTGTGGCCGGCTTGATGCAGGCAGAGCTGTGCCGCGCCCTGATCAACCAGGCCTCGAACAACGCCAACATGGTGCCGGTGCCGACACCCTTCACATCCCAAGAAGACGCGACGACGGGGTCTACCGGTTATGTTTCGTGGCCGTATGCCCTCGCAGCGGGAAATAGCTCGGATACACCGGCTTGCGGAGGCGTCACAGTCCGCGGTGTCAGCACTGGCTCCAACTTGAAGGGCGCCTCCGTCGACATGGCCGGCACGCAGCGCGCGATCCTGAGCTATGTTATCGAGTCCGACATCCGGCCGCAGATGGAGCAGCTGGCGCAGCAGCTTTGGAGCGACAGGAACGCCAACGATCTCACGGCGATGTATTCCATCCTGACCACCGCAACAGCCGACTACACCCAGCAGCTGACAACGGCTGCGACGAGCCTGACCAGCAACCTCAGAAGCCAATTTGGCAGGGTGGCGGACGCCCGCAATGGGTCGAGCTGGGACAACACCACCACGAATGCCACTCAGCTATCGTCGCTTGGCTGGACGTCCGCCGGTGCCTACTACCTTGAGATTGCCAAGCTGAACGGGTTGACCCTTTCGATCCTCAGCGCGACGCCCCAGGTCACGGAGCCGAGTTACAGTGGCCTCGGTGAAGGCCTGTCGAAGGACATGGCGCCATTGGTCAAGGCAGCCTTGGGCTTCAACGACCAGCTCATGAACTATGTCGCCGTGAAGGACGGCCAGGACGTTCCTGGTGGCACGCCTGATCTTTACAGCGGTGCGACACCTGGCGCCGATGGCACCAGCCTGCTCGAGCAGGTAATCCGCAAGCTGCACCTGGACGAGCGCCTGTTGAACGCCGTCACCACGGCGCTGGCCCCGAACCAGTCGCTTTGGTACGACCCGTTCGTTGCCCTGAGCCACCTTGGTCACATACTCATCGCCGCATCCCTAGCCGCTATGGGTCTCGCAGGGCTTCTCTCTTCAACCACGGGGACCGCAGGTGCGGTCGCTGGCAGCCTGCTCACCTTCAACTTTTCCGGTGCTGCGGCGGCGATCGGGGGGCACGCCCTGATGGGATTCTTCGCCACGCCGATCTTCTACGGCTGCATGGCGCTTTTGATCCCAGGAATTACCCTTGCCTTCATCCTGCCTATGGTTCCTTACGCCTATTGGATTGCCGGCGTCGCAGGATGGTTGATCCTGGTCTGCGAGGCAGTCGTTGCGGTCCCGCTATGGATGTTCGCTCATCTGACCTTCCAGGGAGATGGATTGCACGGGAAGGGTTTCGAGGGCTACTCGATGCTCTTCAACATCCTATTCAGACCGATCCTGATGCTGCTCGGCCTCTTCTTCGGCTACTACATCTTTGTTGCCTTGTCGGGCTTGATCACCCAGAGCTTCGGGATTGCTGCGGGCTTCGTGATGATGAACGGATCCTTGCTCACCAACCTTATCGGTGTTGTCGTCTTCTGCTGTATGTTTGTCCTGTTCCAGATCTCGGCTGCCATGATGTCCTTCCGGATGATCTCACTGTTCCCCCACCACGTCGTGCGCTGGGTTGGCCTGATGGCTGCGAACCGGGTCGACATGGGCAGCTTTGCTTCTGAGGTCGGGGCTGTCGGTCTTGCAAACTCGACCAGGGCAATTCAGAGTGGCTTGAGCGGCATGGCGAACCACCTCACCCACGAGGGGCGTGGTGGATCGGGGGCCAAGGACAAAGGCGGCAAGGCAGAGGCTGCTCCGGATCAGCAAAAGGCGCCCGATCGGACGCTGCAGCTGTCCTCGAGCGTCACGCCGCCGGCTAAATAG